A stretch of Pleuronectes platessa chromosome 24, fPlePla1.1, whole genome shotgun sequence DNA encodes these proteins:
- the LOC128430844 gene encoding cyclin-T2: MAVHRGPSTKWLFTREQLENTPSRRCGIEADRELSYRQQAANLIQDIGQKLNVSQLTINTAIVYMHKFYMIHSFTKFHRNIISQTTLFLATKVEEQPRKLELVIKMAHACINPQEPAPDTKSNAFLQQGQELAALETILLQTLGFEITVDHPHTDVVRCCELVRASKDLAQTSYFMATNRLLSCSHSCTVMAHYSFLSCRVPLPVSNALFAPGSWEPPEWGSTSQAAVCGVLYKGSVLAHRG, encoded by the exons ATGGCGGTGCACCGGGGACCCTCCACGAAATGGCTCTTCACCCgggagcagctggagaacacGCCGTCTCGCCGCTGCGGGATCGAGGCGGACAGAGAGCTCTCGTACCGCCAGCAAGCCGCCAACTTGATCCAGGACATCGGCCAGAAACTCAACGT CTCTCAACTAACCATCAACACTGCTATAGTATATATGCACAAGTTTTATATGATCCACTCCTTCACCAAATTCCATCGCAAT atCATCTCGCAGACCACGTTGTTCCTGGCCACGAAAGTTGAAGAGCAGCCCAGGAAGCTGGAGCTGGTCATTAAAATGGCCCATGCCTGCATTAACCCCCAAGAGCCTGCCCCAGACACCAAGAGCAAT GCATTCCTGCAGCAGGGACAAGAGCTTGCGGCTCTGGAAACAATACTGCTGCAAACACTGG GGTTTGAAATAACAGTGGATCATCCACACACAGATGTTGTGAGGTGTTGCGAGCTAGTGCGAG CAAGCAAGGACTTGGCACAGACTTCCTATTTTATGGCTACCAACAGGTTATTATCCTGTTCCCATTCTTGCACTGTAATGGCACACTATAGCTTCCTGTCTTGCAGGGTCCCCCTTCCTGTGTCCAACGCCCTGTTTGCGCCTGGATCCTGGGAACCCCCAGAGTGGGGAAGTACCAGCCAGGCTGCTGTGTGCGGTGTATTGTACAAGGGCTCTGTGTTGGCACATAGGGGTTGA
- the LOC128430843 gene encoding cyclin-T2, with amino-acid sequence MLWLFGVCVCVEALQTADRCFLPLVFLVSSCSLHLTTFCLQYRPTVVACVCIHLACKWSNWEIPVSTDGKHWWEYVDRTVTLQLLDELTHEFLQILEKTPSRLKRIRNWRAIQAAKKPKTEGSAVDVAFQGSSLDGLSGVANSFFPSTSSSDSMEMPSLNAIAAPYTNYQPLSDLSKSCNYDQFSQPPHSDFTLVKHEHKSAGGSSSKNQQLDANAASCPRSQKVLTLEKYREKHASETTTQNGGKDEPGADMYAPPPPPSSHHHKKRSQQARQSGEGRSDKTSSKKPRLTPSLAENGSATSEELKMRIKVSSERHGGAEQGGTLPGKDKHKEHSSHRHLKHGHSYSVTGNGRGPLDATSLSVRAPGSNCNDGGSSSSSRKRPHSDAGNHHHSSKSSRSSKAGLSSAHYAADGGHRMLEHHGHDGTNGMLSTNGEHTDYKDTFDMLDSLLSAQGMNL; translated from the exons ATGTTGTGGctgttcggtgtgtgtgtgtgtgtagaagctCTGCAAACAGCTGACCGTTGTTTTCTCCCTCTGGTGTTTCTTGTCTCTTCCTGCAGTTTGCACCTCACCACCTTCTGCCTGCAGTACAGACCCACAGTCGTGGCGTGTGTCTGCATCCACCTGGCCTGCAAGTGGTCCAACTGGGAGATCCCCGTGTCCACAGATGGGAAACACTGGTGGGAGTATGTGGACCGCACCGTAACATTACAGCTGCTGGACG AGCTCACACACGAGTTTCTCCAGATCCTGGAGAAGACGCCCAGCAGGCTGAAGAGGATACGAAACTGGAGG GCCATTCAAGCAGCTAAGAAGCCAAAGACGGAGGGCTCAGCAGTGGACGTGGCCTTCCAGGGTTCGTCCCTCGACGGCCTCTCTGGTGTCGCCAACTCCTTCTTCCCCTCCACGTCTTCATCGGACTCTATGGAAATGCCCTCCCTGAACGCCATTGCAGCCCCTTACACCAACTACCAGCCGCTCAGCGACCTGTCAAAGAGCTGCAACTACGACCAGTTCTCCCAGCCGCCCCACTCAGACTTCACACTGGTGAAACACGAACACAAATCTGCAGGCGGGTCTAGTAGTAAAAACCAGCAGCTCGATGCGAACGCCGCATCGTGTCCCCGCTCGCAGAAAGTCTTGACTTTGGAAAAGTACAGAGAGAAACACGCGTCTGAAACGACCACGCAGAACGGAGGCAAGGATGAGCCGGGCGCAGACATGTACGCACCTCCGCCGCCTCCGTCCTCTCACCACCACAAGAAACGCTCCCAGCAGGCCCGCCAGTCAGGTGAGGGCAGGAGCGACAAGACCAGCTCTAAGAAACCTCGGCTGACTCCTTCTTTAGCTGAGAACGGCTCTGCAACGAGCGAGGAGCTCAAGATGAGAATCAAAGTGTCATCGGAGCGCCACGGGGGCGCCGAGCAGGGCGGGACTCTGCCTGGGAAGGACAAGCACAAAGAACACAGCAGCCACCGCCACTTGAAACACGGACACTCTTATTCCGTCACCGGGAACGGCAGGGGGCCGTTAGACGCCACCTCCTTGTCTGTACGCGCTCCCGGCAGCAACTGTAACGACGGCGGCTCCTCCAGCTCGTCTCGGAAGAGGCCTCACTCCGACGCCGGCAACCACCACCACTCGTCCAAAAGTAGCAGGAGCTCCAAAGCCGGCCTGAGCTCGGCCCACTACGCAGCCGACGGCGGCCACAGGATGCTGGAGCACCACGGCCACGACGGAACCAACGGCATGCTGAGCACCAACGGAGAACACACTGACTACAAAGACACTTTTGACATGCTGGACTCTTTACTAAGTGCCCAAGGAATGAACTTGTAA